The sequence CGGGCCGGGGCGGCGACCCAGGCAGATGACCGTGGCGCCGGCCGCGGCGGCGGCCCGGGCGACCGCGGAGCCGCAGAAGCCGCTGGCGCCGGTGACCGCGATCCGCATCCCGCGCAGCGGCAGGCCGGCCGCGCTGTCCGCTCCACCGACCCTGCTGCCCGCGCCCCTGGCCCTGCTGCCCGTGCTGCCCGCGCCCCTGGCCCTGCTGCCCGTGCTGCCCGCGCCCCTGGCCCTGCTGCCCGTGCTGCCCGCGCCCCTGGCCCTGCTGCCCCCGCTGCCTGCGCCGCCGGCCCCGCTGCCTGCGCCGCCGGCCCCGCTGCCGCTGCTTGCGCCGCCGGCCCCGCTGTCCGCGTCACCGTCTGCGCGGTCCGCGGCGGGCCCGGTGGCGCGGACCGCGGGCCGGACGGGGTCGCCGTCGCCCGGGGCCGGGCGGTCCGCGGCGGCCGGGGCGGTCATCGGGTCGCCGCCAGGATCAGGCGGGACCAGCCGGGCAGCGCGCCGTGCCGGTCGACGCGGGCGCGGACCACCCGCGGGCGGTGCCGGGCCAGCGCCCGCAGGGCGTCGGTGAGCTGCCGGCGGGCCAGGCGGGCGCCGGGGCAGGCGTGCGTACCCGCGCCGAAGACCAGCTGCGCGATCTGCGGCGGAGCGGGATCGGCCGGGCACGGGTCGGTGCGGTGCGCGTCCACGGCGTGGCGGGCGACCAGGATCAGCCGGTCGCCGCGGCGCACCGGGCAGGAGCCCGCCGTGCCCGGGGCCGCCGCGACCCTGGGCAACAGCGGGGTGGGCGCGGTGACCCGCAGCAGCTCGGAGGTCAGCGCGTCCGGCGCGGTCTCGGCGTAGCGCCACAGGCCGGCGTCGGCGCACCAGGCCGCGGCCCGCGGCAGCGCGGCGACGGTCGTGTTGATCGCGGCCACGGCGAGCATGGCGGCGAGCGCCACACCGTCGGTCACCCGGTCCCGCGCGGCGACCGGCGCCGGGTGACCGGCGGGGCAGCCGTCGGGGCGCGCCGCCGGACCGGTGGCGCCGGTCGAGGCCACCAGGGCGGTCAGATCGGCCGCGGCGGCCCGCGCGGCGCGGCGCAGCCCGGGGCGGGGGATGCCGGGGAGGTGCTCCCGGGCGGCCGTGGCCGCCGCGGCGCGGGCGGCGGCCGCCAGCGCGTGCGGGTCGGCGTCCAGGTCGAGCAGGGCGGCGGCGGTGGCGCCGGCCATCTCGGCGGCCACGTCGACCAGATCGATCGTGGCGCCGCCGGCCAGCGGGGCGAGCCGCCGGTCGAGGACGGCGGTCCAGACCGGGCGCAGCCGTTGCACGCCGTCGGCGCCGAGGGCGTCGGCGAGCGCGCGCCGGGTGCCGCGGTGCTCGTCGCCGTCCTGGTCGAACAGCAGGCCGCCGCCGGTCAGGTCACCGGCCGCGCCTCCGGTGGTGCCGGCGGCGGAGCGGTCCAGCGGGATCCGGGTGAGGCCGTCGCGGAACGCGTCCCGGGAGTGGATCAGGACGGTGCCGCCGAGCCGCCGGACCGGCCGGCCACGGGTGAGCGTGAGCAGCGTGAACAGCACCGGGTGGCGGAACGAGTACACCCGCCGGTCGCGCCGCCGGGCCCGCCGCATCCCGCTGCCGGTCCGGCGCGCCGGGCGACCGGACGGTTCGGCAGGCGTCATCGGACGTGCACCTCGGTGGCGGTGGGCGGCAACCAGCGCCGGTCCCAGTACCACAGCAGGGTGCGGCGCGCGCCCCAGGCCCGCAGCCGGCGCAGGCTCGCCTCGACCACGAGGTCCTCGGCGCGCACGATCCGGTCGGTGTGGCGGCGGGCGCGGTTGAGCAGGGTGACGTCCTCGGACCCGGCTTCCAGGGGCTCGCGGGCGGTGCCGCCGCAGCGCCGGTACAGGTCGGCGGTCAGGGCCAGGTTGTGGCCGTGGACCAGGACGTACGGGGTGCGGAAGTCCGGCGCCCGGTGCGCGCCGCGGTACCGGCCGTAGAGCGCGGCGAGCCGGACCACGGCCGGGAACACGTGGCGCTCGGCCAGGGACGGGTGCTCGTCCCGGCGCGGGACGCTGCGGCCGCAGACCAGTTCGGCGCCGGAGGTCAGGTACGCGCGGGCGGTCGCCACCCAGCCGGGGCCGGGCCGGCAGTCGGCGTCG is a genomic window of Actinoplanes teichomyceticus ATCC 31121 containing:
- a CDS encoding cytochrome P450, whose product is MTPAEPSGRPARRTGSGMRRARRRDRRVYSFRHPVLFTLLTLTRGRPVRRLGGTVLIHSRDAFRDGLTRIPLDRSAAGTTGGAAGDLTGGGLLFDQDGDEHRGTRRALADALGADGVQRLRPVWTAVLDRRLAPLAGGATIDLVDVAAEMAGATAAALLDLDADPHALAAAARAAAATAAREHLPGIPRPGLRRAARAAAADLTALVASTGATGPAARPDGCPAGHPAPVAARDRVTDGVALAAMLAVAAINTTVAALPRAAAWCADAGLWRYAETAPDALTSELLRVTAPTPLLPRVAAAPGTAGSCPVRRGDRLILVARHAVDAHRTDPCPADPAPPQIAQLVFGAGTHACPGARLARRQLTDALRALARHRPRVVRARVDRHGALPGWSRLILAATR
- a CDS encoding glycosyltransferase family 2 protein, encoding MRPLAVIVPAFNEAASIGATLDALAAQTDTDFTLVVVDNASTDDTAAVVRRCGAPFPIEVVTEPEPGAGTAADTGFRYAIAHGATLLARTDADCRPGPGWVATARAYLTSGAELVCGRSVPRRDEHPSLAERHVFPAVVRLAALYGRYRGAHRAPDFRTPYVLVHGHNLALTADLYRRCGGTAREPLEAGSEDVTLLNRARRHTDRIVRAEDLVVEASLRRLRAWGARRTLLWYWDRRWLPPTATEVHVR